One window of Brevibacillus choshinensis genomic DNA carries:
- the rsmH gene encoding 16S rRNA (cytosine(1402)-N(4))-methyltransferase RsmH: MTILSFHHVTVLRDEAVAGLNIRPGGIYVDCTLGGAGHSSLIASQLTEGGRLIAIDQDDWALDNARERLSSVMDRVTLVKSNFRHIKDIVSDLGLDGVDGILFDLGVSSPQLDEGERGFSYNADAPLDMRMDQQASLSAYDIINEWDEEEIAKIIWEYGEEKFSRRIARQIVQYRAKQPVQTTGELVELIKEGIPAAARRTGPHPAKRTFQAIRIAVNDELSAFKEAVADAINVLRPEGRVSVITFHSLEDRICKQVYQEFAKGCTCPPSFPICACGNEATVKIITRKPILPSAEELEANPRARSAKLRVAEKR; this comes from the coding sequence GTGACGATCTTGTCGTTTCATCATGTAACCGTATTACGGGACGAAGCTGTCGCCGGACTGAACATTCGGCCAGGCGGTATTTACGTGGATTGTACGTTGGGTGGAGCGGGGCACAGCAGCCTGATTGCTTCCCAACTGACGGAAGGCGGACGACTGATAGCTATCGATCAGGACGATTGGGCACTCGACAATGCCCGCGAGCGCTTGTCTTCTGTAATGGATAGAGTCACGCTGGTGAAAAGCAATTTTCGACATATCAAGGATATAGTGAGCGACTTGGGATTGGATGGAGTCGACGGAATCCTGTTTGATTTGGGTGTCTCTTCGCCACAACTCGATGAAGGAGAGCGTGGATTTAGCTATAATGCTGACGCACCGCTGGACATGCGAATGGACCAGCAGGCTTCGCTATCCGCTTACGATATTATCAACGAGTGGGACGAAGAAGAGATCGCCAAGATCATCTGGGAATACGGGGAAGAGAAATTTTCCCGGCGAATTGCCCGGCAAATCGTTCAATATCGTGCCAAGCAGCCTGTCCAAACCACAGGCGAGCTGGTGGAGTTAATCAAGGAAGGGATTCCTGCTGCTGCAAGACGCACGGGTCCACATCCGGCAAAGCGCACCTTTCAGGCAATTAGAATTGCTGTGAATGATGAGCTGAGCGCTTTCAAGGAAGCTGTTGCTGATGCCATCAATGTCCTTCGTCCGGAGGGTAGAGTCAGTGTCATCACTTTCCATTCATTAGAGGATCGTATTTGCAAGCAAGTTTACCAGGAGTTCGCGAAAGGATGCACTTGTCCGCCTTCGTTTCCGATCTGCGCGTGTGGGAATGAGGCAACGGTAAAAATCATTACCCGCAAGCCGATATTACCTTCAGCAGAAGAACTAGAAGCCAACCCGCGTGCGCGCTCCGCGAAACTCCGTGTAGCGGAAAAGCGATAA
- a CDS encoding stage V sporulation protein D: MRVSNATVRRRIFVTLIIGIVMYCALITRLGYVQLIEGPKLAQMADNLLDREIKFKPNRGRILDREGNELVTNVSVPTIVAVPAQLKDSRETARQLAVILEQPEEAVFKAITKKGMSNDQIPGGKKISVEKAKKIQELNLPGIYLAGDTKRFYPNGTMAAHILGFTGIDNQGLTGLERIYDPFLKGTEGHISFPSDAKGRVMPGGSEEYVAPMNGMDMYLTLDSAIQSFIERELDQAVVAYQPDDVLAIAMNPKTGEILGMGSRPTFQPDLYRDYPSEVYNRNLPIWKTYEPGSTFKIVTLAAALNEGVINLNEGFYDPGYITVAGKRLRCWKRQGHGQETMLEVVENSCNPGFVTMGQRLQKERLFDYIKKFGFGQKTGVDLIGEENGLLFNLNRVGPVELGTTSFGQGVSVTPIQQMAAVSATINGGKLMKPYVAKEWRDSVTHDVVGRTLPTEVRQVITPETSAKVRYALESVVAQGTGNKAYIEGYRVGGKTGTAQKVKNGRYMDGEYIVSFIGFAPADDPQIVVYFAVDNPKALAFGGLIAAPSVKSIIESSLQHLGVPKRKDGISKEINKALGEKSPIEVPNMVGQTMKDVVTTYETLPLVVSGKGKYVIQQSPAPGVKIDDGGKIRIYLGDKLTN; this comes from the coding sequence TTGCGGGTATCCAATGCTACCGTACGCCGTCGTATTTTTGTGACACTGATTATTGGTATTGTGATGTATTGTGCGCTCATCACCCGTCTAGGGTACGTACAATTGATAGAAGGACCCAAGCTGGCGCAGATGGCTGACAATTTGCTGGATCGGGAAATCAAATTCAAGCCAAATCGGGGGAGAATTCTCGATCGGGAAGGAAACGAACTTGTCACCAATGTTAGCGTCCCCACCATAGTAGCAGTGCCGGCGCAGTTGAAAGATTCACGTGAGACAGCCAGACAGCTAGCTGTCATTTTAGAGCAGCCCGAAGAAGCGGTCTTTAAAGCGATTACGAAAAAAGGGATGAGCAACGACCAAATCCCGGGTGGCAAAAAGATTTCAGTCGAAAAGGCAAAGAAAATTCAAGAGCTGAATCTTCCAGGCATATACTTGGCGGGGGATACGAAGCGTTTTTATCCAAACGGTACGATGGCTGCCCACATCCTTGGCTTTACCGGAATCGATAACCAGGGACTGACGGGGCTGGAGCGGATCTATGATCCATTCTTGAAAGGGACGGAAGGGCATATTTCCTTCCCGTCGGACGCAAAGGGCCGTGTCATGCCAGGCGGCTCTGAAGAATATGTAGCGCCGATGAATGGGATGGACATGTATCTGACGCTAGACAGCGCCATTCAGTCGTTCATCGAGCGTGAATTGGACCAGGCGGTCGTTGCTTATCAGCCAGATGACGTCCTCGCTATCGCCATGAACCCGAAAACAGGTGAAATATTGGGGATGGGCAGCAGACCTACCTTTCAACCGGATCTGTACAGAGACTACCCGTCGGAAGTGTACAACCGCAACCTTCCGATCTGGAAGACATACGAGCCAGGTTCCACATTCAAGATCGTTACACTGGCAGCGGCGCTCAATGAAGGTGTCATCAACCTAAATGAAGGCTTCTATGATCCAGGCTACATTACCGTCGCAGGGAAACGCCTACGCTGCTGGAAGCGCCAAGGGCACGGTCAGGAAACGATGCTGGAAGTCGTAGAGAATTCCTGCAACCCTGGATTTGTAACGATGGGACAGAGGCTGCAAAAAGAAAGACTGTTTGACTACATCAAGAAATTCGGTTTTGGGCAAAAAACCGGCGTAGACTTGATCGGGGAAGAAAACGGTCTGTTGTTTAACCTTAATCGGGTAGGACCCGTCGAACTGGGAACGACGTCGTTTGGCCAAGGGGTATCCGTCACGCCTATCCAGCAAATGGCGGCGGTCTCAGCGACGATCAACGGCGGCAAGCTAATGAAGCCCTACGTAGCAAAGGAATGGCGAGACAGCGTGACCCATGATGTGGTGGGCAGGACGTTGCCGACGGAGGTCCGACAAGTCATTACACCGGAGACATCCGCAAAAGTAAGGTACGCGCTGGAGAGTGTCGTCGCGCAAGGAACAGGAAACAAGGCGTACATTGAAGGATACAGGGTAGGCGGAAAGACAGGTACGGCGCAAAAGGTAAAAAACGGACGTTACATGGATGGGGAGTACATCGTATCCTTCATCGGTTTTGCACCGGCAGATGATCCGCAAATCGTCGTATACTTCGCAGTTGACAATCCCAAGGCTCTTGCATTCGGAGGATTGATTGCAGCGCCTAGCGTCAAAAGTATTATTGAATCTTCCTTGCAGCATCTGGGTGTTCCCAAGCGCAAAGATGGGATCTCCAAAGAAATCAACAAAGCATTGGGGGAGAAAAGTCCGATTGAAGTTCCAAACATGGTCGGCCAAACCATGAAAGATGTCGTGACCACCTATGAGACTTTACCACTAGTTGTTTCAGGGAAAGGAAAGTACGTCATCCAGCAGTCTCCGGCACCCGGTGTGAAAATTGATGACGGCGGAAAAATTCGTATCTACCTTGGTGACAAATTGACCA
- a CDS encoding penicillin-binding protein, which translates to MEAKRRVNWRILIFALCIIMVFSGLSFRVWWIQTVEAAKIMDYASGQWDWAKTLKPKRGAIMDRNGEILAYEGKAYTVNARLKPQNDKDQDFVKDPYYTATTLAKILNAPVDQLLKPLTKPDSKVVLLGRYGNKITEEQKKLIQNAQFPKLPSGEQVENNQLPGIYLTETTRRFYPNNSFAAHVLGYLDFDEQPRMGIELQLDKELRGEKGEMEVMTDGAGYQLPDGERKYKPAKDGDNVYLTIDRQIQDYVEQALDKAERDFKPKGLTVVVSDPQTGEILAMGNRSQFNPNTYYNGITNYTNHAVTTMFEPGSTFKIITLAAAIEEGLFNPNDTYNSGTYTIKGQIPIRDHNNGQGWGRISYLEGVQRSSNVIFVILGYEKLKLEKLKSYFSKFGIGALTGIELPYEKKGNLINLEKPQSPRDWAVTTFGQGVTVTAIQQIAAVGAIANGGELLKPHIVKELRDPHSGAVVQRSEREVVRRVVSEATAKKTRDILETVVEADAGTGKAYQIDGYHVAGKTGTAQKYDPNTGKIMEGHYIASFIGFAPKDNPRLLVYVVVDDPSTDAWYGTWGRMIIAPIFKSIMERSLQYLQQQPDLQAAQSKASKKGKTEMAAVAQQPVQEVTLAKFVGMSNTAAQLRAKQDKLTVSVIGTGTKIVEQYPAPYEKVASGSQVVLVTDRVKGSKMPDFTGKSLRDVMEFSSLVNIPVKATGSGFVASQSIPAGTVLTGTEKLQVTLRSESEPPAPPAGQTGVPDGSGGATTPPATTTPPAGEGTGAATGAAGATNTPSTPTGPPNNRVGQTGQTGTSTSP; encoded by the coding sequence GTGGAAGCGAAACGACGCGTGAACTGGCGAATCCTCATTTTCGCCCTGTGTATCATCATGGTCTTCTCTGGATTGAGCTTTCGAGTCTGGTGGATCCAGACCGTAGAGGCTGCGAAGATCATGGATTATGCGAGTGGTCAATGGGACTGGGCCAAGACACTCAAACCAAAGCGTGGGGCCATTATGGACCGCAATGGGGAAATCCTCGCCTACGAAGGTAAGGCGTATACCGTGAATGCACGATTAAAGCCGCAAAATGACAAGGATCAGGATTTTGTCAAAGATCCGTATTATACGGCGACGACACTAGCTAAAATATTAAATGCCCCAGTCGACCAGCTGCTGAAGCCATTGACCAAGCCAGATTCCAAGGTCGTACTTCTCGGTCGCTATGGTAACAAGATTACCGAAGAACAAAAGAAGCTGATCCAGAATGCCCAATTTCCGAAGCTTCCGAGTGGGGAGCAGGTAGAGAATAATCAATTGCCTGGGATCTACCTGACGGAAACGACACGGCGCTTTTACCCTAACAATAGCTTCGCGGCCCATGTTCTCGGTTATCTCGATTTCGATGAACAGCCAAGAATGGGAATAGAGCTGCAATTGGACAAGGAGCTGCGAGGCGAAAAGGGTGAGATGGAGGTCATGACAGACGGGGCGGGCTACCAACTGCCAGATGGCGAGAGAAAGTACAAGCCGGCAAAGGATGGCGATAACGTCTATCTGACCATTGACCGCCAAATCCAGGATTATGTGGAGCAAGCACTCGACAAGGCGGAACGCGACTTCAAGCCAAAAGGTCTGACCGTAGTGGTGTCTGATCCGCAGACGGGTGAGATCTTGGCGATGGGCAACCGCTCTCAGTTCAATCCCAACACCTATTACAACGGGATCACGAACTATACGAATCATGCCGTCACCACGATGTTCGAGCCGGGTTCGACGTTCAAAATCATTACGCTCGCAGCTGCAATCGAAGAGGGCTTGTTTAATCCGAACGATACGTACAATTCCGGTACATACACGATCAAAGGGCAAATTCCCATTCGAGACCATAATAATGGACAAGGCTGGGGCCGTATCAGTTACTTGGAAGGCGTACAGCGCTCCAGTAACGTAATCTTCGTAATTCTCGGTTACGAAAAATTAAAGCTAGAAAAGCTAAAGTCTTACTTCTCAAAGTTTGGAATTGGTGCTTTGACGGGGATCGAGCTTCCTTACGAGAAAAAAGGAAACCTGATCAACCTCGAAAAACCGCAATCACCGCGTGACTGGGCCGTAACCACATTCGGACAAGGTGTGACGGTTACTGCTATCCAGCAGATCGCCGCGGTAGGCGCCATCGCAAACGGTGGTGAACTACTGAAGCCGCATATTGTAAAAGAATTGCGTGATCCCCATTCTGGTGCTGTTGTACAGCGTTCGGAACGTGAAGTAGTCCGTCGTGTCGTGAGCGAAGCAACAGCCAAGAAGACGCGCGACATTCTGGAAACGGTCGTAGAAGCAGATGCAGGTACAGGGAAAGCCTATCAGATCGACGGATATCATGTAGCGGGGAAAACGGGTACCGCACAAAAATACGACCCGAATACGGGTAAGATCATGGAAGGTCATTACATCGCTTCCTTTATCGGTTTCGCACCAAAAGACAACCCGCGACTCCTCGTATACGTAGTCGTGGATGATCCCTCTACGGACGCTTGGTATGGAACCTGGGGAAGAATGATTATCGCTCCGATTTTCAAATCCATCATGGAGCGCAGCCTGCAGTATTTACAGCAGCAGCCAGATCTTCAAGCAGCTCAATCGAAAGCATCCAAAAAAGGGAAAACAGAAATGGCAGCGGTGGCACAGCAGCCCGTTCAGGAAGTTACGTTGGCGAAGTTTGTGGGAATGTCCAATACAGCAGCGCAGCTTCGGGCGAAGCAAGACAAGCTGACTGTATCTGTTATCGGGACAGGAACCAAAATTGTGGAGCAGTATCCGGCTCCTTATGAAAAGGTTGCGTCGGGAAGTCAGGTCGTCCTGGTCACTGACCGAGTCAAAGGATCCAAGATGCCGGACTTCACAGGGAAGTCTCTGCGTGATGTGATGGAGTTCAGCTCACTAGTGAATATTCCGGTGAAAGCGACAGGCTCCGGCTTCGTTGCCTCACAGAGCATCCCAGCGGGGACAGTCCTGACAGGCACTGAAAAGCTGCAAGTTACTTTGCGCTCTGAATCGGAGCCTCCAGCACCACCTGCTGGACAGACAGGCGTTCCAGACGGTTCCGGGGGTGCTACGACACCGCCAGCTACAACTACTCCACCTGCTGGAGAGGGCACAGGAGCGGCGACGGGAGCAGCAGGAGCTACAAACACTCCTTCCACTCCGACTGGACCCCCCAATAACAGAGTGGGTCAGACAGGTCAAACAGGCACGAGTACAAGTCCATAG
- the mraZ gene encoding division/cell wall cluster transcriptional repressor MraZ → MFMGEYQHSIDEKGRLTIPAKFREGLGTTFVITRGLDQCLFAYPMEEWKQLEERLKTLPFTKADARAFTRFFFSGATECEWDKQGRVNIPQNLRDHAGMQKECVVIGVSNRVEVWSKERWEDYFAQSEGSFGDIAEKLVDFQL, encoded by the coding sequence GTGTTCATGGGGGAATACCAGCATAGCATCGACGAAAAAGGCCGCCTTACGATACCAGCCAAGTTCCGCGAAGGGCTAGGTACTACCTTTGTGATTACCCGCGGTTTGGACCAATGTTTGTTTGCTTACCCTATGGAAGAATGGAAGCAACTCGAGGAACGACTCAAAACACTTCCCTTTACAAAAGCAGATGCGCGTGCTTTTACACGATTCTTCTTTTCTGGTGCGACCGAATGTGAGTGGGACAAGCAGGGAAGGGTAAACATACCACAGAACCTGCGTGATCATGCTGGCATGCAAAAAGAATGCGTCGTCATCGGGGTGTCTAATCGCGTAGAGGTATGGAGCAAGGAGCGCTGGGAGGATTACTTTGCCCAGTCAGAAGGCTCTTTCGGTGATATTGCCGAGAAGCTGGTTGATTTTCAATTGTAG
- a CDS encoding adenosylhomocysteinase, whose product MNMVSESIVKDMALAHNGHLKIDWVKEHMPVLNRIRERFEKEQPFAGLKVAISLHLEAKTAYLAKVVQAGGAEVTITGSNPLSTQDDVCAALVEDGIRVFAKYNPDPVEYKEHLIKTLETRPDLIIDDGGDLVTILHSERRDLLSQVRGGAEETTTGILRLKALEKEGKLEFPMVAVNDAFCKYLFDNRYGTGQSVWDGINRTTNLVVAGKTVVVVGYGWCGKGVAMRAKGLGAKVIVTEIDAIKAVEAYMDGFEVMPMSEAAKRGDYFVTVTGNRDVIRKEHFEVMKDGAILSNAGHFDVEVNKVELEALSTSRRIVRKDIEEFVMEDGRKVYLLAEGRLVNLAAGDGHPAEIMDMTFALQAVSLAYVNEQYKAIGKQVLNVPYELDAMVAQYKLEALGLGIDKLTDEQKAYLDSWVE is encoded by the coding sequence ATGAACATGGTTTCTGAAAGCATCGTAAAAGATATGGCGTTGGCACACAACGGCCATCTGAAAATTGACTGGGTAAAAGAGCATATGCCCGTTTTGAACCGCATCCGTGAGCGCTTTGAAAAAGAGCAGCCGTTTGCAGGTCTGAAAGTGGCCATTTCCCTTCACCTGGAAGCAAAGACAGCTTATCTGGCGAAAGTCGTGCAAGCGGGCGGCGCTGAAGTAACCATTACAGGCTCCAATCCACTGTCTACGCAAGATGATGTTTGCGCAGCACTCGTGGAAGATGGTATCCGAGTATTTGCCAAGTACAATCCGGATCCAGTGGAGTACAAGGAACACCTGATTAAAACATTGGAAACGCGTCCTGACCTGATCATTGACGACGGTGGCGACCTGGTAACGATCCTCCACAGCGAGCGTCGCGACCTACTCTCCCAAGTGCGCGGTGGTGCGGAAGAAACCACAACAGGTATTCTTCGCTTGAAAGCTTTGGAAAAAGAAGGCAAGCTGGAATTCCCGATGGTTGCTGTAAACGATGCGTTCTGCAAATACTTGTTTGACAACCGTTATGGTACGGGTCAATCTGTATGGGATGGTATCAATCGCACAACGAACCTGGTAGTAGCAGGAAAAACGGTTGTCGTAGTTGGATACGGCTGGTGCGGTAAAGGTGTGGCGATGCGTGCGAAAGGTCTGGGCGCGAAAGTGATCGTAACCGAGATCGACGCGATCAAAGCAGTAGAAGCGTACATGGATGGATTTGAAGTCATGCCAATGAGCGAAGCGGCAAAACGCGGCGACTACTTTGTTACCGTAACAGGAAACCGCGACGTCATTCGCAAAGAACACTTCGAAGTGATGAAAGATGGTGCAATTCTCTCCAACGCAGGTCACTTTGATGTCGAAGTGAACAAAGTGGAGCTGGAAGCATTGTCGACATCCCGCCGCATCGTGCGCAAAGACATCGAAGAATTTGTCATGGAAGATGGTCGAAAAGTGTATCTCCTGGCAGAAGGACGTTTGGTAAACCTGGCTGCTGGTGACGGTCACCCGGCTGAAATCATGGATATGACATTCGCATTGCAAGCTGTGTCTCTGGCTTATGTGAATGAACAATACAAAGCAATCGGGAAGCAAGTACTGAATGTACCATATGAGCTGGATGCGATGGTAGCACAGTACAAGCTGGAAGCTCTGGGACTCGGTATCGACAAATTGACCGACGAACAAAAAGCATACCTGGACAGCTGGGTCGAATAG
- a CDS encoding LysR family transcriptional regulator has translation MDTRYLQTFREVAKCQSFTRAAEVLGYAQSSVTTQIQNLETEFGVTLFERWGRKIRLTHAGEALLGYSDQVLAILDEAKGNLSEQAQMAGTLSIGTVESLAAFYLPPFLQKFRKEQPRMRMQLHPGICHDLRQGVKEGKYDFAFVLDWMQDHPELTNMNLGEEKLVVVAAPDHPLTKKERVEAKDFSGESWIFTEAGCSYRSIMEAVLRDAEATIDMTLEFGSLEAIKQCVAYGLGIALVPFIAVAEEAKNGTLAILPFSHPEVRVYRQLIYHKKKWMSQALLYFLELLTIENQKNNHEFPTKNVENMG, from the coding sequence ATGGATACTCGCTATCTTCAAACATTCCGAGAAGTAGCCAAGTGTCAGAGCTTTACACGGGCAGCAGAAGTGCTGGGCTATGCGCAATCCAGCGTGACGACGCAAATTCAAAATCTGGAGACGGAGTTTGGCGTCACTCTTTTTGAGAGATGGGGAAGAAAAATCAGGCTTACACATGCTGGGGAGGCGCTCCTCGGATACAGTGACCAAGTCTTGGCTATTCTGGATGAGGCCAAAGGAAATCTGTCCGAACAGGCACAAATGGCAGGCACGCTAAGCATTGGAACGGTAGAATCCTTGGCTGCTTTTTATTTGCCGCCCTTTTTGCAAAAGTTTCGCAAAGAACAGCCGCGCATGCGGATGCAGCTTCACCCGGGTATTTGTCATGATCTGCGTCAAGGTGTAAAGGAGGGCAAGTACGACTTTGCGTTTGTACTCGACTGGATGCAAGACCATCCTGAACTCACAAACATGAATCTTGGGGAAGAAAAGCTGGTGGTCGTCGCAGCTCCCGATCATCCTTTGACGAAAAAGGAGCGAGTCGAGGCCAAGGATTTTTCAGGCGAGAGCTGGATTTTCACCGAAGCTGGTTGCAGCTACCGATCGATCATGGAGGCTGTCTTGCGAGATGCGGAGGCGACGATCGACATGACGTTAGAGTTTGGTAGCCTCGAAGCGATCAAACAATGTGTCGCCTATGGTCTTGGGATCGCTCTTGTCCCATTCATCGCTGTGGCCGAAGAGGCCAAGAACGGAACGCTGGCCATCTTGCCTTTTTCCCATCCCGAAGTACGTGTCTATCGTCAGCTGATTTATCATAAGAAGAAGTGGATGTCGCAAGCACTGCTGTACTTTTTGGAGTTGCTGACGATTGAAAATCAAAAGAATAATCATGAATTTCCGACTAAAAATGTAGAGAATATGGGTTGA